In the Sphingobacterium sp. PCS056 genome, TAAACTCCTCGTCCCAGAAGAGCAGATTCTACCCAAAAAAGGTGAATTTTTAAATACCGAACTTCGCATTTTTGCATTGATCCGACTTGGGATTACGGACAGTGTAAAGATTGCCAGTTTTTTACGATACTCGTTGCGCACGGTGTATAACTACCGAACCAAAGTGCGCAATAAAGCGATCGGAAATCGTGATGATTTTGAAGATTTTGTTCGCCAGATAGGCGTAATTGATCGATCTTAACGATCAATTAAGTACTTTTTGACTTATATATATATTTACAAAATCCTCATTTATAATTATTTAAAAAAATAATCCAGTACTTTTTAAGATTGCACCCTTTTATTCCGATTGGGGTTCTAGTAGCTTTGTTTGAGCCACAGAGCGGGGGAACTCTATGGCTATTTGAGTAGTTCTCAAACTAATTCTAGAAACCATTTTATAAATACTTATGATTTTCTTTACTAAGAAAGCAACTCTTTTTATGTGGCTAATTTGTTTCTTTGCGATGATGGGTCCATCTTTTGCTCAGGATAGATTGCAGATCAGTGGGCGTGTCATTGACGCTCAAGATCAGAAACCATTAGGTGGAGTGACGATTGTTCAAAAAGGAACAACAAATGGCGTATCTTCCCAAGAAGATGGACGCTTTCAAATTTCGGTTCCAGCAGGAACGACCCTTTTAGTGACCTATGTCGGTTATGACAGCAAAGAGGTACTAGCAAATACCAGTAATCTTACCGTACAGTTAAGTGCATCGACCAATGTGTTAGACGACGTCGTAGTGATTGGATATGGCTCTGTCAAACGAAAAGATGTCACTACTGCGATCTCATCGGTATCAACCAAAGATCTTGAAAAAAGACCGATCGTCAATGTGGGGCAAGCGATCCAAGGGAAAGCAGCGGGTGTAGCCGTGATGCAACCGAATGGTGCACCAGGAGGTCAGATGAATATCCGTGTACGTGGAACAACTTCTTTTAATGGAAGTAATGATCCGTTGTATGTAGTCGATGGTGTACCTGTGGATAACATCAAATTCCTATCACCCAATGATGTGACCGATATTCAAATTCTCAAAGATGCATCTTCTGCCGCTATTTATGGATCAAGAGCTGCCAATGGCGTCGTTCTGATCACGACTAAAACTGGTAAAGTTGGCGAAGGAAAAATTACATTTGGAGCGCAATTGACATCCAATATCGTGAACAATACCGTGAATGTGTTGAATACGGAACAATATCGAGATCTTCAAAATGAAATTGGTATGGTCAATCTTCCTGTTGGATTGACAGATCAAACCGATTGGTTTAAAGAAACCTATAAAACGGGTATCCAACAAAACTATCAATTGACGATTTCAGATGGTACGGAGAAATTAAGATATTATCTTTCTGGAGGATTCACAGATGACAAAGGAACATTAAAAGGTTCGTTTTTTAAACGTTATAATTTTAAAGCTAATATTGACAATCAAGTCCGTAAATGGTTAAAAGTTAATGCCAATGTTACCTATTCTGATTACAATGATAATGGTATTACATCCGGTTTAGGTTCTAATCGAGGAGGAGTGGTGACTGCTGTGATTACAACACCAACTTATGCACCAATATGGGATCCAACGGATCCGGAGCGTTACTATAATAATTTCTATGGAATCAATAATATCACGAGCCCTATTGAAAATCTAGCGAGAACAAAATATAACAACAATCGCGAAAATAGAATATTAGCATCGGGAAGTGCCTTGATCACCTTTGATCCCAATTTGAATTTTAAATCTTCCTTTACTTTAGATCGTAGAAATGGTTTATTGACTACTTTTTTAGATCCGTTGACAACGACGTGGGGGAGAAATCAATATGGTGAAGCATCAGATATCCGTAATATGAATACGGTATTGACATGGGATAATGTGTTGACCTATAACAAAAGATTTGGAAAGCACCATATCGAAGCTATGGCTGGTTCTTCCTGGACAGATTCAAAGTATACCAATAGCTATATCAATGGATCGCACTATGCAAACGGTTTGATACAAACATTGAATGCAGCAAACATGATTTCTTGGAATGGTACAGGATCTGGCGCTTCCAATTGGGGGATCATGTCCTATTTCGCAAGGGCCATGTACAATTACGATGGTAAATATCTGTTGACAGCAAACATGCGTGCAGATGGTTCTTCCAAATTAAATCCAAATGATCGTTGGGGTTATTTCCCTTCTGTTTCTGCAGCATGGAGACTCTCATCGGAAGATTTCTTGAAAGATGTGGAGTGGATTGATGACTTGAAGATAAGAGGTGGATGGGGACAAACAGGTAATCAATCGGGTCTAGGTGATTATTCTTATTTAGCATTCAACGGAATAGAAAGAATAGAATGGTTTAAAGTGGGGCAAGAACATGCTGTGCCCAATATCACGCAGCCCAACACGTTAAGAGCTAAAGATTTAACTTGGGAAACGACGACACAGGCAAATATAGGAGTGGACGTCGCAGCTTTTCAAAATAGAGTAACCTTAACGTTAGATTATTACCATAAAAAAACAACGAATATGTTGATGGAAGTTTCTCTTCCAGCAGGATCGGCAGCAGCAAGTGTGATCAAACGTAATGAAGGAGAGATGACGAATAAAGGTCTTGAAATTGCGCTAGGATCAAAAAATTTAGTAGGTGAATTGACATGGAACACTGACTTTAATATATCATTCAATAAAAATCGTCTCGATAAACTGGTGCTAAGTCAGCTTTATAATGACGCGATGACCAATGACAATGTGCATGATTATGCTGTTCGAAATGAACCTGGACGTGCACTAGGAGGTTTCTTTGGTTATATCAGCGATGGTGTAAACCCAGAGACCGGTCAGTTGATGTATCGTGATTTGAATGGAGACCAAAAAATATCATCTTCAGATAGAACGTATATTGGTGATCCAAATCCCAAATTTACTTACGGTATGACCAATAGTTTCTCTTGGAAAAACTTTGATCTCAGCATATTTATTCAAGGGACTTACGGCAATGATATCTTTAATGCAAGCCGTATGGAAACCGAAGGCATGTATGATGGCCGTAATCAATCTACAGTGGTATTAGACCGCTGGCGTGTGCCAGAACAGATAACCCATGTACCGAAAGCGGGATTTGATATGAAAAACTCGACTTATTTTGTGGAAGATGGAAGTTATTTGAGATTGAAAAACATCTCATTGGGTTATGCTATTGCTCCAGAACGATTGAAAAGAATGGGTATTCAAAAAATACAACCTTATTTATCTGCTAGCAATTTGTTGACCTGGACGAAATATTCAGGTATGGACCCTGAAGTCAACCAGTATGGAAACTCTGGACGTGTACAGGGTATCGATTGGGGAACTTATCCGCAAAGTAGATCATTTGTGGTTGGGGTAAACGTAGAATTTTAATGGAATAATCATGAAAACAATAGCTATAAAATTATTTTTCAACTTGCTTATCATCACTCTTCTGGCCTCTTCTTGTTCTTTAAATAGAGACCCATTAGATGGTTATTCGGATGATACTCAGGGAAAGACCGAATCAGGAACTCAGATTGTTTTTAAGAACAAGAGTGAAGTGGATAATTTCTTAACGGGGATTTACCAACAGATGCGCGACAGACAAGAACATTGGTATGTAGATTTATTGCTCATCTCCGAATCACATGCAGACAATGCCTATGCAGGAACAACAGGAGCTGAGGTTTTACCTTTTGAAAACAATTCGATTGAAGGATCTAACTCCGTTATCGATCGGGATTGGGGTCGTTATTTAGAAGATATCGCTCGTGCTAACCGATTAATTATTAATATCGATAGTGTAGCAGATAAATCCGTAAGTGATTCGGATATTAAATCATACAAAGCACAAGCTAAAATCTTCCGTGCATTGGCGATGTTTGATATGGTACGTATTTTTGGATCTATTCCGGTCATCACGACGCAAGCTGCAGATATTACAGCTGAAAATATTGAAGAGGTATATCCACAATATTTTCCGTTCCAAAGCACCGAAGAAGAAGCATATCGTCAGATTGAAAAGGATTTAGTGGAAGCATTGGCGGATGCGCCTAATGGATCTGCAACTGATAAAACACGGTTTACAAAATCTGTAGCCAAAGCCATGTTAGCAAAAGTATATGCTGAAAAACCGATTCGTGATTATGCCAAAGTAATCCAATATGTAGATGCACTAACAGCTGATGGCTTTGACTTGAATACCAATTATGCCGATATCTATGCGATGAATGCTGGCAACACTGACCTGGCACAGCGCAATACACGCGAATCCATATTAGAAGCACAATTTATGCCTGGAGCAGGTAATTGGGCGACATGGATGTTTGGTCGTGATCTGGCAAATTATGAAAATAGCTTTACATGGGCTAAGTGGGTCACCCCATCTCGGGATTTGATTCAAACTTATGAAAATGAAGGTGATCAAATTCGAATGAATCAATCCATCGTCTATTATGTAGCCAAATGGAGTAATTACTATCCAGCTTCGCATTATCCATTTATGTTCAAA is a window encoding:
- a CDS encoding SusC/RagA family TonB-linked outer membrane protein, producing the protein MIFFTKKATLFMWLICFFAMMGPSFAQDRLQISGRVIDAQDQKPLGGVTIVQKGTTNGVSSQEDGRFQISVPAGTTLLVTYVGYDSKEVLANTSNLTVQLSASTNVLDDVVVIGYGSVKRKDVTTAISSVSTKDLEKRPIVNVGQAIQGKAAGVAVMQPNGAPGGQMNIRVRGTTSFNGSNDPLYVVDGVPVDNIKFLSPNDVTDIQILKDASSAAIYGSRAANGVVLITTKTGKVGEGKITFGAQLTSNIVNNTVNVLNTEQYRDLQNEIGMVNLPVGLTDQTDWFKETYKTGIQQNYQLTISDGTEKLRYYLSGGFTDDKGTLKGSFFKRYNFKANIDNQVRKWLKVNANVTYSDYNDNGITSGLGSNRGGVVTAVITTPTYAPIWDPTDPERYYNNFYGINNITSPIENLARTKYNNNRENRILASGSALITFDPNLNFKSSFTLDRRNGLLTTFLDPLTTTWGRNQYGEASDIRNMNTVLTWDNVLTYNKRFGKHHIEAMAGSSWTDSKYTNSYINGSHYANGLIQTLNAANMISWNGTGSGASNWGIMSYFARAMYNYDGKYLLTANMRADGSSKLNPNDRWGYFPSVSAAWRLSSEDFLKDVEWIDDLKIRGGWGQTGNQSGLGDYSYLAFNGIERIEWFKVGQEHAVPNITQPNTLRAKDLTWETTTQANIGVDVAAFQNRVTLTLDYYHKKTTNMLMEVSLPAGSAAASVIKRNEGEMTNKGLEIALGSKNLVGELTWNTDFNISFNKNRLDKLVLSQLYNDAMTNDNVHDYAVRNEPGRALGGFFGYISDGVNPETGQLMYRDLNGDQKISSSDRTYIGDPNPKFTYGMTNSFSWKNFDLSIFIQGTYGNDIFNASRMETEGMYDGRNQSTVVLDRWRVPEQITHVPKAGFDMKNSTYFVEDGSYLRLKNISLGYAIAPERLKRMGIQKIQPYLSASNLLTWTKYSGMDPEVNQYGNSGRVQGIDWGTYPQSRSFVVGVNVEF
- a CDS encoding RagB/SusD family nutrient uptake outer membrane protein, translating into MKTIAIKLFFNLLIITLLASSCSLNRDPLDGYSDDTQGKTESGTQIVFKNKSEVDNFLTGIYQQMRDRQEHWYVDLLLISESHADNAYAGTTGAEVLPFENNSIEGSNSVIDRDWGRYLEDIARANRLIINIDSVADKSVSDSDIKSYKAQAKIFRALAMFDMVRIFGSIPVITTQAADITAENIEEVYPQYFPFQSTEEEAYRQIEKDLVEALADAPNGSATDKTRFTKSVAKAMLAKVYAEKPIRDYAKVIQYVDALTADGFDLNTNYADIYAMNAGNTDLAQRNTRESILEAQFMPGAGNWATWMFGRDLANYENSFTWAKWVTPSRDLIQTYENEGDQIRMNQSIVYYVAKWSNYYPASHYPFMFKLRSSMSSMVKLRYADLLLLKAEALIMQASPNLTAAAEIIDRVRERVKLPKLDNATRAGKDRMLEALLKERRLELAFEGQRWFDLVRLDKVESVMNAVYAKDSGRKSQVYPFNQYSYRLPIPQAKIDQNPNLVQNLGY